Genomic DNA from Roseburia intestinalis L1-82:
CGGCATCGCAGACAGGATTTCCCTGTGGAAGAAGTTTTGGATTTTTGGTGGATCGTTTGTTTAATGGAATAATACATTCGCCTTGGTAGAGTTCCTGTACCTGATTATAGATATTTTTAACATCATAGCCTTTATCAGCAAGGAAGGTACATTCGGTTATCGGCAGAAAGGTATGTGTGTCAGCCAAAATATCAAGCGCAACAGTGGAATCATGGACATTGGCGGTAGTGGTCAGTTCATAAATGGGAAGACCTGAAATACAGTCAACAAGGACGTGGTTTTTGTAACCCCAGTAGAATTCATACTTTTTCTCGTTTGTTTGGTTAGAAGCAGTATGTACGCCAAGTTTGCAATCAGTATCTGCTTTGGGCTGGTTATCAGGCTTAAATTTGTTGGATAGAAAAGATTTAGGATTATTCTGTGAAGTGTTTGCAGCAATCGGAGTAGAGTCCAAACCAATAAAAGATGTATCAACAATACCTTGTTTTGAAAGATAAAGAACCTGGGATTTCATAATGGATGAAAGTACATCGTTATCAAGCTGTTTTAGAAAACGATCAAACGTCCAGTAAGAAGGCAACGGAGCAGAAATATCAAAACCGCAGTAATGGGCGATTAGAAGGTTGTTGTTAAGATAATCAACAAGATCCGTAATCATTGAAAAGCCTTCACATTTCATAACGATAAACGAACAAATCATGGCATGATTGGAAAAGCCTTTTCGTCCGGTTTTAGAGAATTCAGGGACAAAGGATAAATCGAGATTCAGAAAAAGTGAATCGTAAAACTTTGCAACTGGTTGTGAAGTGAAAAGACGGATGTCTTTCAAAATTTCTTGACGATAGATAACAATCAGCTCCTCTCGGTGAATTGATTTTGACAACTTAATTATACCATTTGGAGCTGGTTGTTACTATAAATTTGGAGTGATAAAAGAGATTGCCATGCCTCGCAAACATGCATAAATACTGAGTATGTGGAGTTTTGCTCATGGCTAGGAACAGTAAAATGTAGTGAGGTGATTAATTATGCGTAAAACAGAAGATAAATACGATTTCAGAGCCTTTGGTCTTGCCATCAAAGCGGCAAGGATGAAACAAGGTCTGACCCGTGAACAGGTGGGAGCAAAAATTGAAATTGACCCACGCTATCTGACGAATATTGAGAATAAAGGGCAGCACCCAAGTTTACAGGTGTTTTATGACCTTGTAACTCTACTTAATGTGTCTGTTGATGAAATTTTCCTGCCGACCAGTGACAAAGTAAAAAGCACTCGCCGCAGACAGTTGGAACAACAGCTTGATACTTTCGACGACAAAGATATGGTTGTCATGGAGAGCGTCGCTGCTGGTATCATCAAATCAAAGGAAGTGGGGGAAGATTAGTTCCTCCATTTTTATTTGCCTGCCAATCATACGGGATATGGTGATAGGTAATAAAAATGAGCCGATAATCTATGAGATATGAAATCCTCTGAATTATCGGCTCTGCATCTAAGTGTCTGGCTCTTTGATTACTGTTATTTTTAATTTGCTGGCATTAATTAGGTTTTCCTGTTTGCATTTTGGACAATACAGTGGAAAATTTATCAACTTAGTATCCGTTCTGATTTTTGTTCTTGTTTTATTCTTGCATATAGGACAGTATATCCATTTTGCTGTTCCCATTTGTTTCCTTTCTGATATACTATTTTAATGTAAATTCACATGCCAAATAATAAGTGTCATAATCCCAATCTTTAGGGGATTCGAAATAAGAAATACTTACTATTATTCTATAGTGCCCTGATGGGAGTTCGCCATAAACCGAGGAAATATCAAATGGTAAACTTAATCTTTCGGTGGGATTTATAACTGCATCATCTTCGTTATCTTTTGATGGGTCATAAAGTTGAGTTAATTGATACCATGTTTCTGATTGCTCCGCTTCAATTTCAAAATAGGCTTTAGAATAATGATACTCTTTGTTGGAGTTATTTTCTAAAAAAAATTTTGCGTTTTCTAAGTCAGAATACTCTTTTTCACTTGATGTAAGCTCAACATCTGATAAAGTATTAATTTTTTCCTCAGTTCCATAGGACGAAACCTCATAATTCTCTTTGA
This window encodes:
- a CDS encoding transposase encodes the protein MSKSIHREELIVIYRQEILKDIRLFTSQPVAKFYDSLFLNLDLSFVPEFSKTGRKGFSNHAMICSFIVMKCEGFSMITDLVDYLNNNLLIAHYCGFDISAPLPSYWTFDRFLKQLDNDVLSSIMKSQVLYLSKQGIVDTSFIGLDSTPIAANTSQNNPKSFLSNKFKPDNQPKADTDCKLGVHTASNQTNEKKYEFYWGYKNHVLVDCISGLPIYELTTTANVHDSTVALDILADTHTFLPITECTFLADKGYDVKNIYNQVQELYQGECIIPLNKRSTKNPKLLPQGNPVCDAGLAMWKDGKFSDNGCTRQKFCCPLKSSKDADCPCHHKNFYNGKKHRGCTKYITIPDDLRLSVDRDSKYFKSNYSLRTECERYNSRFKNTGQERMWVRNKSSVTNLNTIAHISLLAVAVAAITTGTGQSYRKLKAVKRIA
- a CDS encoding cysteine-rich KTR domain-containing protein, which encodes MGTAKWIYCPICKNKTRTKIRTDTKLINFPLYCPKCKQENLINASKLKITVIKEPDT
- a CDS encoding membrane lipoprotein lipid attachment site-containing protein produces the protein MKKIICIILITVTSILSGCNSTSDEEIISSQDFKENYEVSSYGTEEKINTLSDVELTSSEKEYSDLENAKFFLENNSNKEYHYSKAYFEIEAEQSETWYQLTQLYDPSKDNEDDAVINPTERLSLPFDISSVYGELPSGHYRIIVSISYFESPKDWDYDTYYLACEFTLK
- a CDS encoding helix-turn-helix domain-containing protein; translation: MRKTEDKYDFRAFGLAIKAARMKQGLTREQVGAKIEIDPRYLTNIENKGQHPSLQVFYDLVTLLNVSVDEIFLPTSDKVKSTRRRQLEQQLDTFDDKDMVVMESVAAGIIKSKEVGED